The sequence aaagatcttatattattgttattgtcttcatatTTTTGGGTAGTCCACATTTACTTTTTCTTCTGAAGATACTCAAGAAGTGtagcaaaataattttttaattgccAGTAGTCAAGGGCCATAATTGTCCTTTGTAGTTTCTAGTATCTTGTATTCTTACTAGCTTTGAATGCTGATTTTTTATAGCTAACCTTGGAATGCTAGTTTTTCGATTGCTGACCTTTGAATGCTAATTTGAAGTATCTGTAATGTTCTAATTTCTAAGCAGGATATTCAATAATctaactaaattttttattgggACAGAGAACATGACAAGTGAACAAAGGAGGGAGAATTACATGTGTGACATCACTTACGTGACTAATAGCGAGCTGGGTTTTGATTACCTGAGAGATAATCTTGCCACGGAAAGTAAATCTTTTACTTTGTTATAGTTTGATATGTTTTGCTTAACGTTCTATGTGTTCTGAAGTTACCAGGATTTCCCACTTATTACTAGCCAAGTGATTGTGTCTTTTACTCTGCAGAGTGTGGATGAGCTTGTCGTGAGAAATTTCAATTACTGTGTGATTGACGAGGTTGACTCTATTCTGATTGATGAAGCCAGGACTCCCCTAATCATATCTGGACCTGCTGAAAAACCTAGTGACCAGTATTATAAAGCTGCTAAGGTAGCAGCTGCCTTTGAGCGAGATATTCATTATACGGTGAGGATTGAATTCTGCCAGATGATATATCCATTAACCAATAGGATTTCAGCTGTTGCTTGAAATTCTCATTTAGCTAGACATTTGACCAGGATCTTCCGCTATGACTTTATATTCTTGGTTACTCCCCCAAAACAATAAGTATTTACAGCAACAGAATATTCTTGTTTGTAGCGATTTGCAAACCAGTTTAACTGTATACTCCTACTGCAATTGCAGGTTGACGAGAAGCAAAAAAATGTCTTACTGACAGAGCAGGGTTATGCAGATGCTGAGGAAATTCTGGATGTGAAAGACTTGTATGATCCGCGACAACAATGGGCATCATATATTTTGAATGCAATAAAAGCCAAAGAACTTTTTCTTAAAGATGTGAATTACATCATTCGTGGGAAGGAGGTTCTTATAGTAGATGAGTTCACTGGCCGAGTCATGCAGGTGACTTAATTTGCTTCAAGTGTTTTAGTTTGACCAAGACAAGtaattgaagaaattaaaagaagttCTATATCTAATTTAATGCATAATGTTTAGGTGCAAGTGTGTCATTCCTATTTCGAAAAGCATTGATTAAGCTGTTAGATGCAAATTTTATTGAGACCTATCTCCCACTATTCTGGTACTTGAGCATGACATGGTTAGTGTGAGCGACATCGTAACCCTCATCCTCCTTTTTCATGGGATGCATGGTGGGTAGGGTGGGGCAATGTGCTGATGCAAAATAGAAGATGGCAGCAGTTTGTCTGGTCACTAGCTCAGAagtttttatcctttattttaaCATGAGCTCTACTAATCAATTGCCCATACTGCATGTTTTGGACTTTGGCTGTTTCATGTCATCGCCGATGAATGCCGTCAGATTCATTGCGTTGGAATGAAGTTTTAGCAGTATTCTATTTATTAGGTTATTGttactcctttttttttatgaagttgCACTACAGTAAAAGGTATGAATCTGCATGTACTGAAGCCACATAATTCTACTTTCGTCTTAACATTGTATGTGAAATTGCCCATCTTAAGACAGGTAATTCCCATAACCTTATGTCAGTGGATTGTCAACATCTGTAATACTGTAGGCTTATGTTTTCCTCTAACCTGCATGTGGTGCTCTTCAAAGTCATCTAGCATCTCCTAACTGAAGGCTGGTGATTAGCCTCTTAACGACATACACATTTACAGTCAATTATATGTTTTCAGGGGAGACGTTGGAGTGATGGACTTCACCAAGCAGTGGAAGCGAAGGAAGGCCTACCCATTCAAAATGAAACTGTAACCTTAGCATCAATTAGCTACCAAAACTTCTTTCTCCAGGTTGGGTTCCCTTGGCACATTTAGTACATCCCCATCCTGTTAAGTTTGTCCTGGGTTTTAATGATATCTGTCATTTTCCGAGCTAAAACTTGTGATATTTGTTTGGATGAGCTTGTAGTTCCCGAAGCTTTGTGGCATGACTGGCACTGCTGCAACAGAAAGTGCAGAATTTGAGAGCATTTACAAACTCAAAGTAACTATGGTGCCTACGAACAAGCCAATGATAAGAAAGGTAAGTCTTATTAAGGCTTCCGCTTGAATGATTTTTCTTCACTTAACACTTCCTTATTATGCGAACATGAAACGCAGAGGTAATTAGCTGCAAGATGCATCAACTTTCTATGTAAAATATGTCTATGTATCCTAAGTAGGACTGGTAGTAACATAATTGGCACGTTAGAATTACTGCTCTCGCTGTGTGCATGCTGTTGCCTGAAATGTAGCTGCTATGGCAAAGCTGAAGGCCTATGCCACAAAGCTGTCCATTTGGGCTCTAGCCACTAAGCTGTCCAATTGCTGAAGAGATTTGTGATTTGTAAAGCTTGGGCTCTAACCTGCTGTCTGAATGTGAAGTGTATAGTTAAGGGACCATTTGAGACCTACTCCTATAGTAAAGGgactatttatgtcattttctcTCTTAGGTTACATATAAATCTGAGGCTGCTGcatcttttcttgtttttggcTTCCCTTCAGAATTTTTGGGTGGCTTCACAACTTGTTCAGTCTGCTTTGACAATATGAAAATGTTACCTTcctcaaaaaatagaaaataaaatccCCAAGAATTTgtttttatgtgaaaaaaagaaacaaagttTAATCTGCACGCAGGTATAGTGTATGCTAAACGTCTAGCTTGAAGTGTATTAATTATTCCAAGTAGCTCTATTATGCTAGGAAAGTTAGTACAACAAGCTTAACAAAATAGGTAAATGAGAGAATTCATAGATGACTCCAAGGTAATGTTAGAGGGGGGAAATTAGGTAGACTGTTAATATGCAATTAGAACCCAAAAGTTTAATGCACATGCAGGTAAAACGAAGGCCACATATCCTGAAATCTATTGACAGATTATTCCAATTAGCTGTTATATCCTAGATGTACATTATTTTCAACAGATAGGTGTATGGGACAATTGCACCATCTCAACTATACTGGATAGTGGGTATTGGAACTTCTGTTTGCATATTCTTATTGGAACTTTAGGGTATTATATTACTTTTATGGCACAATTTTCGAGCAACTCACCACTTGCTACCTCGAGCAACTcttcattttgtgttttttctCAAGATAATATTAAAGACAAGTTTGACATTTAAATATTGTGTTCAATGAGGCACTCAAGCAAACATGTAATGTGCCAACTATGGAATTTTCTAAGGTACAGAAAATCGAGATGAGATGAAAACAAGCGTATAATAATCTTAAGGTGTTTTGTGCTACCAAAGAATTTATTCATCAACAAAGAACTTTAACTTCAATATATTTGGGGCTTCTGTCTGCTATTGACTTCCCATAGATCATGGTGAGCTTCTATGCTGCGCAAGCTCAGTAGTTTACCTTTTTCTGGGATCAGGGGAGTTCTAGCTGAAGATTGATGGAGGCAAGTTGCCCGTATTGTCTTGTTAGTGGTTAACCAATACTGAGGTTTTTAGTCTGAATCTGTTAGCAACTATTTGGATAGATTTTACAATATGGCTTCTTCTCTGTCTTAGTTGAGAATTCCTTTAATGATTGCGAAGAATAGACGTTGAACTGTTAACTTTTTCATGAATGGCATGGATATCAACTTGAAAATGTATGTACTCTTAGCGTCGCTAGTCCATGTGTGAAATTTTCATCTGTGGAATATTGTCCTcctcttttccctttttccaGGATGATTCCGATGTAGTCTTTCGTGCAACTTCTGGGAAATGGAGAGCAGTTGTTGTAGAGATTTCTAGAATGCATAAAATAGGGAGACCTGTACTGGTTGGTACAACCAGTGTTGAGCAGAGTGATGCACTGTCAGAGCAATTGCGTGAAGCTGGGATCCCCCATGAGGTGAGCTCAAAAGTTTGAATATGACCTGAAAGTGAGGATTTTGAAAATTGTGGTTTCCTTTTCATGCTgatttttcttatgttgttttaaacATATATTGGGTACTATCAAGTGCCCCAAGTTTGTTATTCTCTCAAGATTTTTTAATAGACATTTTTTGTCCAAGGTTCTGAATGCTAAACCAGAAAATGTGGAAAGAGAAGCTGAGATTGTGACACAGAGTGGGCGTCTTGGTGCAGTTACAATTGCAACTAACATGGCAGGACGTGGTACAGATATAATTCTTGGTGGTAATGCAGAATTCATGGCAAGACTGAAGTTGCGAGAAATATTAATGCCAAGGTTGTTGCTCCATGGATAATTTTTGTTCTCATGAATTGTCAATATCTGCACAGTTTAATGCTATTGCATCAGAATTAGACATCTTTTCTCCCAAGAGGAACATGTTGGTATTCATTATAGCAGTTGGTGGCATATGGAATTGGTGTTGTTCCCTAATTAATTTGtcatttaacaaaattaaatactGGTGTATACTATTATGGATGTAAGCACCGGGCTAATgtgaaatattttcttcaatatgCCATTGCTTCAGAGTATTACAATGTTTAGTGAATAATATGAATGTTGCAGAGTTGTCAGACCAGCTGGAGGAGTTTTCGTCTCTGTAAAGAAACCTCCTCCAAAGAGGACATGGAAGGTTAGTGCAAGTCTGATTTGTAAAGCAACTTCAGAAATATTCTTTAGTTTTGATCACTACGAAATTGATATTCACATAATCATTCAGGTTAGTGAAAGTCTATTTCCATGCACACTATCCAAAGAAAAGACCAAGCTGGCTGAGGAAGCTGTAGAAGTTGCTGTCAAAATGTGGGGTCCGAGATCGTTGACAGAACTAGAAGCAGAGGAACGATTGTCTTATTCTTGTGAAAAGGTGAAGTTAAAATAAGAATTTATTATACTGTCACTATCTTTGTCTTGacaaggagaaaaaaaataggagTAAATATATATGGCATGGGCTGGAGATATAGCCTGTTGGTATTCTAAACTTCAAAACAAGCAAAGTTATTCTTATGTCCAATGGGGATAACTAGCCCATAGCAAGTTGTGCTTTACAGAGGAAAATCCTACATGGAAATGGAAATCATAATAAGCTGAGATTGTAGCATATTAATTATTCCAAGCTCTTCAAAATCCAACTTGATAAATCACCTTCCTAATATTTCGAACTACAAAAATACATTCTTACATTTTCCTTCTACTGTTTGGAGAGATGCAATGAGTCAAGCATATTtgccaaaataaataaatagaatctATTGTTTTTGATTACTCAAACATACAATTTATGTCACAGGGTCCTGTTCAAGATGAAGTAATTGCAAAGCTACGCAGTGCTTTTCTAGAAATTGTCGGAGAATATAAAGTCTACACtgaggaagaaaaaaaggagGTAGTTTAGTGATCTTTTAAATTATCTTGGGTAttcctctttcatttcaaaCTATATGTATACTTCTGAAATATCCATTTCATATATTACTGGCATTCAGTTCAAGCATGAAGCTCTCTTTGTTTTTGCTGCTTAAATGTACTGAACATACATATGATTCTGTGGCGCACAACTTCTACCTCACTCCAATATAAAAGAATCGTTTTCCTTTAAAAAGTAGCTCTGGCCTTCAGTTTGACTCATTTATACCCTAGAAAGTGTCTTCTCCTTTTCCCTTTTGATTGGATAGCCTTCCGATTTGTTCATTTTGACGTGCAAAGGTTATTTCATCTGGTGGCCTCCATGTGATCGGGACTGAACGACATGAGTCGCGGCGAATTGACAATCAGGTACTATAACATTGCTATTGCAGTACATTGGTGCAAAACCAATTAGTGCCTTTTCATCCTATTGTCCATACCATTCCATTGGAGATCTGATTGTAGTATTTATATGCACGAAGCTGCGTGGTCGAAGTGGTAGACAAGGAGATCCTGGAAGTTCCCGCTTCTTCCTTAGTCTTGAAGACAACATATTCCGTATATTTGGTGGGGATCGGATTCAGGTAACTTACAGTGTGCTCTACgtattatgttttttcttttaactgtGGTGGGGCCAGCTTGCACTCATCTGTTGATTAATACCACGGAGTACTTGCTACCTCCCACCCACATAGATACCAGAAAATTTTGTCCACCAAGGTTTGGACAGATGGAAAGCAATCACCTACTGTTTTTATCGTGGGATTTGAACCTGTGACCGTTGACCACTTCATGGTTCTTCATGTAAGAcattattatgtttatgatgtCCCCCAAGGTTTGGACAGATGGAAAACAATCATCTACTGTTTTTACGTTGGGATTTGAACCTGTGACGTTGACCACTTCATGGTTCTTCATGTAAGACATTATTATGTTTATGACATCCAGGGGATGATGAGAGCATTTAGAGTGGAAGACTTACCAATTGAATCAAAGATGTTGACAAAAGCGCTCGATGAAGCTCAACGGaaagtagaaaattacttttttGACATCAGGAAGCAATTATTTGAATACGATGAGGTATTGAATAGCCAAAGAGACCGGATATACACCGAGAGAAGAAGGGCCCTAGAAGCGGATGACCTCCAAGCTCTCCTTATTGAATATGCTGAATTAACAATGAATGACATCTTGCAGgtacataaatttattaatttccaAACTCTAAAAGTTCGTTCTTTTGCATATGAATTTGTGACAACTGTTTTCTTTTCTGTTTGAATGTAACAGGCAAATATTGGTTCTGATGCTCCAAAAGAAAGCTGGGATCTTGAGAAGCTTATTTCAAAGCTACAACAGTAATGATCTCGCGACGACTCTTTACTGTGTCtttttttcatgaattcatgCATTTTTCGGCATTTGTGAATCAAAGGAAAGGTTTTGGTATTTAAAGAGTGCCGTAACCAGTTGCGAGCTTCATGTTCTCATAGTTCTTCTCACCTATCCTCCATTTCACCCATATTCTGAATAGTACTGTCATATTAAGATTCTACTCTGAGCTACTTGACCTTCACAGGTATTGCTATCTGCTGAATGATTTGACACCTGATTTGTTGGCGGCTAATGGTTCTACTTATGAGGAATTGCAGCAGTATCTTCATCTACGTGGACGTGAAGCATATCTCCAGAAGAGGGTGAGTTTTCTTTGGTTATACTTCCAATTTCCTTGCAGCTCTTATTTCCACTTAGGTTGAGGATCTTGCAAGATGGAACATAATTAATGGATCGTATTGTCAAGTATTTAGAACACCCAAGCATCTAAAACGAAAAGGTTGGTTTGAAGAGATGGAGTAATGCCTACTGGGCAttgatgtgtgtgtgtgggggggggggggatcaGGTATGGAGATGAGGTGAAAATTCTCATCCCTTAAGAAAAGGTCATTTCACATAACCTGTTAGACCTGCTTGTGATGGGAGATCTTGTTATTATTAAATCCGAGGACAGGTCAATTTGATATCAATTCGAAGGAACATGAAAGTGATTCTCACTTCTCCCAAAAACTAGTATTCTTTTGTAGACCTAACACCTTTTCTAACAATTTGTGATTCCAGATGGCGCAGTTCACCCAATTTAGTAAGTACCACTGGGCACTGGCAGAGGTCCTAAGTGTTTAGTCTCGCCACACACTTCAACAGAATCTTTCAAGTGGAAAGTGAATCAGaacctaaattaaatgaatACAACTCTTAGCCTTTAGTTGAGCCAGTTCGCACAAATCTAAAATTCATTTGTTGACAAGGAATAATATTCACTCCACATCAAGTTGAAATGTGGAATAGcccttaaaatttattttatttatttttaagggAGTCCTTCCTGTGCCTGAATTTTACAATCATTAGATAGTTCCCGCCATCTCGTAGGTGGAGGAGAAAACTACCTCAAAGTCCAAATGCTTTCTTGCACATCTACTCTGCATGATAAGAGTGGTTGCTATACGTTGATGCTCAACATGAAATAGTCTAATTACAAACGAGTTTTTTGAAGGATACAGTTGATTCACATGGTCAACCTAGACTATCTTGTGAAGAGGTCTAGTTGGATGACTT comes from Solanum pennellii chromosome 1, SPENNV200 and encodes:
- the LOC107002391 gene encoding protein translocase subunit SECA1, chloroplastic; this encodes MELVFSPPSVDWSATAVKRPSSLANRRSTADDKVRGLIGTRSWLRGGEESLRLLGFELKNNRRRRMMTPEASLGGLLGGIFKSSDSGESTRQMYAATVTLINGMESMMSSLSDSQLREKTAALQERARRGDSLDSLLPEAFAIVREASKRVLGLRPFDVQLIGGMVLHKGEIAEMRTGEGKTLVAILPAYLNALTGKGVHVVTVNDYLARRDCEWVGQVPRFLGLKVGLIQQNMTSEQRRENYMCDITYVTNSELGFDYLRDNLATSVDELVVRNFNYCVIDEVDSILIDEARTPLIISGPAEKPSDQYYKAAKVAAAFERDIHYTVDEKQKNVLLTEQGYADAEEILDVKDLYDPRQQWASYILNAIKAKELFLKDVNYIIRGKEVLIVDEFTGRVMQGRRWSDGLHQAVEAKEGLPIQNETVTLASISYQNFFLQFPKLCGMTGTAATESAEFESIYKLKVTMVPTNKPMIRKDDSDVVFRATSGKWRAVVVEISRMHKIGRPVLVGTTSVEQSDALSEQLREAGIPHEVLNAKPENVEREAEIVTQSGRLGAVTIATNMAGRGTDIILGGNAEFMARLKLREILMPRVVRPAGGVFVSVKKPPPKRTWKVSESLFPCTLSKEKTKLAEEAVEVAVKMWGPRSLTELEAEERLSYSCEKGPVQDEVIAKLRSAFLEIVGEYKVYTEEEKKEVISSGGLHVIGTERHESRRIDNQLRGRSGRQGDPGSSRFFLSLEDNIFRIFGGDRIQGMMRAFRVEDLPIESKMLTKALDEAQRKVENYFFDIRKQLFEYDEVLNSQRDRIYTERRRALEADDLQALLIEYAELTMNDILQANIGSDAPKESWDLEKLISKLQQYCYLLNDLTPDLLAANGSTYEELQQYLHLRGREAYLQKRDIVEKEAPGLMKEAEKFLILNNIDRLWKEHLQALKFVQQAVGLRGYAQRDPLIEYKLEGYNLFIEMMAQIRRNVIYAVYQFKPVMVKPQDQKKSDKVDKANTNGRGSNGATNPSPSAISSQSSA